One part of the Solanum dulcamara chromosome 3, daSolDulc1.2, whole genome shotgun sequence genome encodes these proteins:
- the LOC129882949 gene encoding 60S ribosomal protein L22-3-like: MSRAAAAAAVKGGKKKGATFVIDCSKPVDDNIMEIASLDKFLQERIKVGGKAGALGDSVTVSREKNKITVTCNSAFSKRYLKYLVKKYLKKNNVRDWLRVIASNKDRNVYELRYFNIAENEVDEED, translated from the exons ATGAGCcgagcagcagcagcagcagcagttaAGGGCGGGAAGAAGAAGGGGGCAACCTTCGTGATTGACTGTTCGAAGCCAGTGGATGACAATATCATGGAGATTGCTTCTCTTGATAAGTTCCTTCAAGAGAGAATTAAGGTTGGTGGAAAAGCTGGTGCTCTTGGGGATTCCGTTACCGTCTCCCGTGAAAAGAACAAAATCACCGTCACTTGCAACTCTGCTTTTTCCAAGAG GTACCTCAAGTACCTTGTCAAGAAGTACTTGAAGAAAAATAACGTCAGGGATTGGCTTAGGGTGATTGCTTCCAACAAGGACAGGAATGTTTATGAATTGCGCTACTTCAACATTGCTGAGAATGAAGTAGATGAAGAAGATTAA